tataaaaaacaaaatacaaaataaatgttaagaCCAACAATAAAAATAACCAGTACAAGTAACAAAAGTGCTCAAGTTGGAGGGGAAGTAAACTTGCCCAGAGCAAACACATACAAACTTTAAATATAATCTTTAATATATTACAAAAATTGGTTAGAGGGAAAATCCTTTAGTAAATTTTTTTCAagtaagtttatttttctttcaaatgactGCTGGAGGGTTCAGTGACCAGACTGACCTCTTCACATCAGCCAGCAGCCATTGCTATCTGGATTCTACTTTCACCAAAACCAATAACAAGAACTCTCTACATCTttacaaggggagaaaataatcATTGATGCTGCCAAGCaacacaggaagaaaattcaTGTATTCCCTCAATAGAATGAGCCTCAAGAATTGTTACATGGCAGCATGAAATAGCAATTCTGTACTAGTTCTACTCTTTACTCCTAAGCGTCCACTCTTAAAAGACCAAAAAGAATATTGCTTTGTTTGGTTCTCTTAAAAGCCATAAACATCACATATAGATCATTAACTCTTTATGCCAGTAGTCTGAAGCTCTAGGTGCTAAGCACTTGATGAAGTCCCAACCTTTGGCATCAAAGTTAATTAAGGTTTTGGTGAAAATGTCCAGTTTGAAATACAAATAATGCACTGAAGAAAGAGGTTGAATTTAAGTAAGAATCAGACTGTGTTACAGGCAGCATTAACTTACTAACAGAAGATAGCCAAACCCCCaattttagagaaaaatctttaatactttacatattttctttaatttcaactCTCTACTGAAAAGCAGCCATTACTTTTGTCTTCAGTCCAGTGTACTGCTTCAACAAGCCCATAGCCAGGAAATAAGAAAAGCCCAAAGATACACAAACTTCACATAAGCCTGTTCACAAGTATCAACGTTGCAACTGGACTTTGAAGCCAACACAAAATTTTTGCTGATAGAAGTTTTAGTGCCTTCTTTGTTGGCAACATACATTAcaatggaggaaaataaaatcccaaGAATTCCAGGTCAAAAAAGATCAAGAGACAGGCAACACCAAAGCCCATCTTGCATCAATGACATTGTTAAAAGGAGACTTTGAAGCCTGATGATGTGAACATGAAGTAGTAACATGTAAGCCACAAAATCCAGATTGAACACAACTGTACTACCTTAGGTCTCTGGACTGAAACCCAAGAGCTTTAACTACTTCTCTaattcttacatttttaattcaTAGGTATAGATCACTACAACATCTTGAATGCAGTTTAACCAGCCTGCATCAGAGAACGCATACACATGGGTgaactctcttctctctcttcctctccacaAAGACACCGGAAAGCTGGTTTTAAAGGATTTGTATTGCCCCTACCCATTGGCATAGTTTTTCATGTATGACAAAATTTCTAAAGTGCAGCAGAGTTCAGAAAGCCTATCGGATTCCCAAAAACgttacagcagcaacagcacctATGACTAATTTTGCAGGTGCCATATTAGAATTGTTATTGAGAGAAAATGATTTTGTATTGCAAGGCTTCCATATTGTTCAGTTATAGTACTTACGTAGTGTTAAAGggttttttccaaacattttgtCCTCAAGcattaaaaggattaaaatacaAAAAGTCTTCAGAGACTGTTTAATTTGCAAATAAAGTTAGCAAATTTACGTAGAGCATTTCTTTCACAGTTGCTCAGAATTTGCACGCACAGATACCAACAGCTAATATTGTGCATACACTGTCCAGAATTTTCTCTCATTGACTCATTCCATTTCAGAAACAGCATGAGAACAAAAGAGAAGGTGAGTTTCATAtaaatttttattataaaaaaggTACTTGGGGATGATTTAGCCAGCAAACCAAGAAACCCTTTCCCCACCCCCAAGTTTTAAAAACTATCTTGTTATTTTATGAAAAACCGAGTCAAACTTCCCTTCCCTCTTATTACCCCTCCTTTTCCTACAGGTACTATATTAATTTTCATGTCATAGGCTCTGGCCATTtctcacaaaaataaatatttttgttcaaatgTAGCAGAAGCAGAATACTTCAACAAGTTTCCTTGATATCAACCTCTTTGTCCAGTGCATTAGGACTATACAGTTACATGGAACCAGCCATAAAACTTTACCGATGCACAAGTCCCTGTTACTGGCAAAGGTACAgtaccaaaactttttttttaatacactgactaatttttttttccaaaatagaagatgcatatatttttctgcctttttaatctTGCAAGCTATAGTTTTatagtttttatttcttatcCAGCAAACTCCTTAGGGAATATGTTGGTCTTAAATGAACATATTCTATAGCATTACTGATTTAAAATCCTTCTAAGGTATTTCATTAAGATACCAAACCTCTAGCATAACATTTCCTAGCAACTTGAGGCTGCTAACTTCAGTCAGTgcaattgaaatattttttttaaagtgagcacTGTACCTTTAACCGATTCACCTACAAGATGTACATAGGTTGTGGTacactcaaatttaaaaaaagaaattaactacaATACTGCATCCTCTTCACTGCCAAACACATCAGAAATTGCTACATATAAAAAAGCACCCCATCCCATACATTCTTTCGGACTGCTCAGATATAGAACTTCTACAGGACTGGAGTGTAGGTGTTTAGGCAAGAAGCATGCACAGCAGAAGGTAGCATTAAAGGCATAGGTCAGAGATAGATGCTAACCAGTAAAATCCGTTTTCAATTAGTGGACTGTTTCTCTAGTTTGAGAGAGTTTAGAAAAAGGTCATCCAAAATGTTCCAAAACAACTGTTCACACAATAATACACGTACAAAAAGAGGGAACTTACACaaggagaaaaggcaaacatggCCTGAAATAGCCACTTACACTACACTACTCATTTGTGAGGTTTCAGAGTTCAGTGATATTCTCAGGGCCACTCTAGCCAAGCTCTTCCTTTACTTTGCGTTAGTCTTTGTAAAGCATGTTCCACAGAATATTGtccaaacagaaggaaaaaggttaTGATTCACTCCCAGCCATTGTCTTTTATCATGTGGGCAAGTTCAATGataaattttccttctttgtattTCTGACTGCTCTCAAAAGCATGttcctggaaagaagaaaaatcaagacaCTGAATTAAGCTGGGGAAATTAAGTCTTTTAAACATCAAACTTGCATTAGAAATACAAACCAGGAGACGTTCCAGTTAACATCCCATATCTGTTACACCAAATCAAGGgcgggagggaggaaagagaggatAAAGAGGGTTGAGAAGGAAATAGGAGTAAACTTCTCATCGGCAGATCGACTGCAGAACAGATCTTGTTCTCTCACTGCTTAGGGAATTGTAACGCTTTTTTTAAGTGAAGGTTAGGAAACAGCGTTATTGCATTCAGTTTCCTCATTCACAGAAGAAATgtaaagagaaaatggaagcCTTTTCAAAAGCTCTCCTCTATATTCATCATCAGAGGGAATGCATTAGGACAACTTCTTTCTAGAAGATCTGAAGCTATACTGAATCAATGAAAATCCTACATGCAACACCCAAAAtctaacattttcaaaacatcaAACTTGCAACACAGCTGCAAGTGTTACAGTTAACAGTGCAAGTGCACAGATAACTTTGCAAACAACAGAATCAAGTTCACATTAGTTGTAAACAGTGTAAACATGCTCAGTACCATTTATCGTAATTCATATTTCTGCTATATGAACCAACTTTTGCAACACAAGAAATTAAAGACCCACTTTGACAATTTCTTCCATCCAGTTTAGTGTATGTCATTGGTAATCTTGCAAAAAGATATTACAGAAGTATTAGATAACTGTAATAGCACCTATAGCTCATGCTTGTTTTGCAGTCCAGAATAAAGTTCTTATCTACTACAGCATTCCAGCGGACGTAAGGAAGCAAAACTATATTACAGTCTGATATATACAAAAGCACTAGAGCTAACTCACCTAAACTATCAGTACAGGTGCTACTCAATGGCCTAACTCAAGTATCTGTCCTTCAACTTATAAACATTTATTGAAAACTTAAGTATATTGCTTACATATTTCCATCCAAGAGTGGTTTTACAGTTTTCACAATAGATATCTGCTACAGCATGTAAACCTGTCAGAAGAACTCTCTCCTCTGCTGGACCACAGCCCACATttaccctggggggggggaaaaaaaaaaaaaaaaagagcaattatATTTCTTACCTGTTACCCACCTTttctccagaagacaaaaaatagtttaaaaaaagtgcCTAACTTATTCAATGCCGTCAAAGTAACTTCCTCTGTTACACTGAGctgaaggacaggaagaaaaaaggggtttttgtttttcaagtggcTAGTCTAAACAGCAAACTGTTGGTGATGCCCACTTACTCCCATCAACAAAGACAGGCTAAATAGTTAAACTTGCAGAGAACAGAACACTAAGCAGTAACTGGATGCCTCTGCAGTTTGGGGCTTTTCTTCAAAAACAATTTGAGACCTCTATAATGGAAGTCTGTACCAGTAAATGAGCACCAACAGCTGAATTCAGAACCAACTCCAAAATAGCAGCAAGGAAAAAGCctcataaatatttctttgctacAGATCAGCAGACTAAGTCATGATGAATaaacagaaatatcaaaacaaaacatcccATGAAATATTGCATCAAGCTAGTTTTTTCATGAGTAAGATTCTATGCAGAAAACGAGGCAAGACTAAACCAAGTTTTTAGACAGTGTTACACAAGAAcaaaattttgccatttttgctGTTGTATTACCAGATTCTTACTACTACTGTTATACTAGAAGTCCCAAGTCACCACTAAATGACTACATATAAAAAGAATTTCAAGGATCTACAATCAAATCCTTTGCAGTTATAGTTCCATTATCTTGGTCTAAAATAGACTAAGACGCTTAACTGCATTCTTTTCCCAAAATGCTGCAACACAAagaactgctgaaaaataaatacatccatTAGCAAATTCAAAGAGCCTTATATCATGGGTAGGACATGCCTAAAATTGCAAATACTAGGCTTGATAAAATCACCTTTTGCCTCTAGCACATTTGCATTATTCAAGGTCATTTAAGATGCACCAAGTTTACTGAAACATTAACCTGTAAATGTATCTAACTATCACACCGGAAAATTCTTCTTTAGACTACAGCAGAGTTGTCCAGCATGACTTTACAGTCACACAATATATTTTGACTTCTGGAATATCTCAGAACGGCAACTCTTACTCAAGACAGTTACCATTCCATACACAAATGGAATTTCACATTAACACCCACCCCTAAACTTTCATCTATTAGCAGAATTACTTAAAATATAAGATAGACTAATATGTGCAAAGGGATACTTGCTGATCACCTCAGTAGTCTTTAGTAACTATTGCTGGTCAGTAAAGCCAGCgttaaaaagaaaagggcaaaGTGCAGTTACGTTAATTCCTACTGTTTTCCACTTATGAAGCATACCAAAAAAATTACACTCTGTAGGTAGTGTGCATAACCATAACAACATACTTACACAGAATTAAAGAGGTAGGCTCGTCCCTGGCTTCCCTGGAaggactgcattaaaaaaaaaaaaaaattgcacttgttaaaaaacacaaaaaaacccaccaaacaaaaaaatagttcCAGAAGGGTGCGTTAGTAAGCATATATACATAATACAGATATAAACTATTTCAGATTAATTACTTTATACCAATTCTTTACAGGAAAGCCTGGTCAAAGTTTTCACCCTTATTAGATTTTCAGCAACTATTTTAAGTTGTAACAACTGTATTGCTGTTCAAAATAAGTCTTCCGTAAtgcaaacaaaacatatttttttcctacccCTCTGCAAGATATCAATGCTTATTTTCCTAGACATCATGCTAATTAAAATAACTTGCTTTTAACTCAAAGGGAATTATTTCCATCTCCTCTGTCCCTTCCCGGTGCACCCAAAAGTTGATTTATTTCAACTTCACTCCATCATTTGGTGAAAGACCAGTGAAATTCTGGACCAAGCATAAAACCAGTATACTGTTATTCAGGAAATGCATCTGATCAGTTTATAAGCTCAGCTTTATTTTAGTAAAACAACTGTTATCATCAAATGCCCAAGCACAGCCATATGCTTTCCCATCTCTCACATTCCTGATAGACTATGGACAAAAGATGACTGTTAGACTTTCTTGGCTGAATCTAAATTAATGTTTTAGTTCAGAGCAGTAGCACAGTTCTGAAGTAAAACCCCTAATCAACCACACTTACTGGGGGTTGGTTTGGCTTGCAGAGCAGTTTCAGTGTCTGTGAACTACATCTTTGTTCCTTCTGTACTGAACTAAGCCAGAAGCTCTTCTACTGTGCACTCCACAAATGCTAATGAAGACATAAAGGCCTGCACCTATGACCAGACAGCCTTGAGCTACAAACATCCTGGCAAAACTTGTGAGCAGACTAGATTCAGCCATAGGTAAAACATTCCAAATGTATGTAAGACACATCACTGCTTTCATCTGTTGATTTGTTCCTTCTCTGTTGAACTACTTGATAATTTAGACATAGCCATTATTTCCCATTCAAGCAGGATcatactgaaatgttttaattttttctcttccacactgaattccatttaaaaagatCCCAAAactgtcttaatttctttttttccagaatttccCTTCCCTGACCTACTTTCAAAGAAAGTTAACAATTTTATCCAAGCGGCAGAGAAAGTACCATTGTTTTTAAGAATCTTTGCAGTTCTAATATTGAAGATCAAAGACCAACTTTTCTGAAACCTACATTAGATCAACATGGAAggtttttggaaggaaaatcTCACCTTgagtattttttaattgttttagtaACATTAGGCATGGAACCATAGGTAGAAGGACCCTTCTGCAACGGATTCTTCTTCTGACATGTATTTAGCTATATAATTAGAAGTCACTTAACACCAAAATAGAAATTTTGCCAGTCGAATGATTAGCAACACAACACCAATAACTGTTGTAGCTTAGCTACTTACTCAGAACAGTTtgcaaaaaaagatgtaaaagggaaatgtataaaaatgaacACTTTGATTAACATTAACCAGATTATATACTGCAACAAAGAATGTTAAAAGAAATCCATGACTCTGGACTACTGTAAGTAGCAATGGTGGCAGCGTAGTTACATACAGCCTTTAGCTACTCATAAAACCTCACCTTAAGATGAGAAGTTCTACTTAACAGTTTATAATGTtaatattttagtattattttagCAACCACTTAAAAGAAttattaaacagatttttatcGACAGAATGTATTTCTTCATCTAtagcaaagacaaaagaaaaagtactCTCTGCATTAGCCAGAACTGCAAGTCTTATTTTTcacaaggcaaggaaaaaaagatagaCTATGCAGTACAGTGAAAGCTAAAACTCCAGGTAGGACTGACCCTGAAAGGAGAGACTCAGTTGAGTACAGAGTCTGAACAGCTCTGCCAGAAAGTAATCCTTACACctacctttaaaacaaacaaaaaaaccccaccaccactaGTTCAGTTCTCCCAAGATACTTAAACACGCATCACAAAACTGGCAGAATGTACAGAAGCTACAGTCTGTAGTTTCTATAGACTAAACACTGCTCTCTAAATTAAAGCCAGTGTCTCACAATCAATAACAAAGCAGAGAATGCTTACTGCAGATGAAAACAAAAACTATTCATGCATATGCTCTCAAAAACTGCCCATTAACAAATGAGTAACTAGCCTGAGTCAACTACACATGAATTTAGTGACAACTACAGTTGTGCAACCCcaacatttaagaaaaagcaaaggaaacactTTAAAGGTCCTCTTATTCATTAGAAGTAAACTTAAACTAGCACTTCCTTGTTCCATGTACCCGAAATGAAGAAAGAGAACTTTCAAAGCCATGATAACCATTATTTTTGGTTAAGCTATTGTAAAAATTCTTAAATAAGTTGCAGCCATTTTTCCCTGCTTTAGAAACTGTTGTGAACTAGAATTCACAAATCCTTTTTCAAACTCCACCAAGAAATACTCTCTCCTATTAAATTAATCATGTGCTAGTTTCTCTATTTACATGTAATTACACATGCCAATTGCATACAaattgatggggggggggggtgtcaggtcCTACACAGTCACTTTTTAAACAACTTACATGCCATACTTGAAGCTCCCCAGCTAGCTGAGAAGATGACTCCAGAACAAATCAACATTCAGAAGACCTTTTGAACTATGTTATGCAATTATTTCTGCCAAGTTTATGTTTAGTCTTGACTTAATATCACCTCATAAAAGTTCTCCGTTGACCCTACATTTCTCAAAATTAAGCAGAGGGCAGTAACAGGATGCCAGGAATAGCAGAAAAAGCAGCTCTTCCCCCCTCTTGTTCCAtaggctgaaaaaaaattctagctaAATGTAATACACAGGTTGGAAAGTACTGCTTtagttgttcttttttccccaatctatttttaaagattacttttcttctcttgcatCCTTTGCTTTGTTGCCCTCAATAGGCTGTACTCTcctaggtttttttccccctcagaaaTGGCCATCTTCATTACCTTCTAATTTTCAGGATTATCAGGGTAGAGTGGAGGGAGAAGCAACACAAAACAGAACCTTTTCCTGGGACAgtggttttagaaagaaaatctgttCGCAAACATCCCACTGTGAAAAGCCCCTCCATTCCCACCTTCTTTAGCTTCCAGTTAGTGGAGTTTGGCCAATTCATATCATACCATCTTTCTTAGCTACATACATGTTTAGAGGCTAAATATTATATTTACATGCCATAGAACAATCACTTCTTTGCCCAGCTGTGAAGGGCAAGTTCCTCCACGTTTACATCACTCACAGATAACGTGACAGCAACCTGTAGGAACTTGTGTTCT
Above is a genomic segment from Harpia harpyja isolate bHarHar1 chromosome 9, bHarHar1 primary haplotype, whole genome shotgun sequence containing:
- the YPEL1 gene encoding protein yippee-like 1, coding for MVKMTKSKTFQAYLPNCHRTYSCIHCRAHLANHDELISKSFQGSQGRAYLFNSVVNVGCGPAEERVLLTGLHAVADIYCENCKTTLGWKYEHAFESSQKYKEGKFIIELAHMIKDNGWE